The Quercus lobata isolate SW786 chromosome 4, ValleyOak3.0 Primary Assembly, whole genome shotgun sequence genome segment AACCGTTCTTCCTCTCAAACTTGAACATGAAAATCCCTCCTCTCTTAATATAAAGAGAATAGAGAAGATTATATGTTCAGATATAATGCTTAGAGTGGACATGGGGTTGTAATATAGCATATCCTTGATAGaacgaaaaagaaaacaaaaaataaaaaacgaaaAACGAGAAGAATTCCATATAAGAGAACAAGTGTGCAGCTGAAGGGGAACACATTTCCAAGATTGAACGGTGCCAGAAGATTATAAGCTTCCATTTCACTACCAAATGATCTCCTTCTCCTCAATTCGTTCACATACACTGTCCACCTAGAGACAGAGTGATATATCATTTATATAGTTGGATAAAAAGGTCAGTTTAACAAAGGAGAGGACGATAAGGTCAAAAAAGTGAGTGAACTCCCTCCACTAACTGAATCACATGGCACATGCATTGTACTGCACttgaaaagtatttttcttctctgATGTCGTACTTTATTGTTAATATATGGACTCCATTCAAGTAAATTACTTTGCAAGATCGAAGGGGCTCGGTAGATGAGTTTGAATAATGTTGTTTGagtatttttgatatatatatataggggaaaaaatgtataaaatatgtgtaaagttatttaaaatgctcaaaaatgtattcaaaatgAGCTACCAAATAACAAGCCATAAGCAAtttgagatttaaattttttttgtagaagTTGTGATTCAAAataatgtagaaattgtgatttaaaatttttgtaaaaatatgtgtttgaagTACTTAATAAGTTATAatgcaaaaaatgaaaagaaaagtgtttagtaccatattttaaataacatattataaatatgaaaaaatatggGAAAGATGCTAAAACAACCCTATTAAATTGAAGCTCATCATGAGAAATTTTCAACAATTATTCACTTCAGCCAATTGGTGGTCGTATAATTATAATCTAATAGAAAATAAACTATAATCAAACGTCACCAAAATGactaatgctttttttttttaacaaagatttGATGTTTGTAATATGTTATTTGTTTCAACTCCAATCTTGGCCCATGAAATGtcaatttaatgggaaattcaTGATTTTTAAGAAGAGCACAAATTTATACGGATAACTGGACTTTTAGTCAAATCTTGACTAAGCCCTATTTAGGTTGGTTAATCTTGGTCAGACTAAGTAAAATATGGTAATTTTGCATTCTAAGCTCTTGGACCATAAAAATGATTTATCTAACGTCTGATTGAATTAAATTATTTCAagtattttcccttttttttttaatattaaaaatgcaatttttgGCTCTTTAAGGCTTAAATTGGCATTTTGGCAAGCAAATCAAGGTACGTAAGACAAAATACAATATCAACAATCATCTATATAAATAATTTCCAATAAAACTCAAACAATCCATAAATATAAACTAGCACGAGTTTCAAAATTGAACACATGAAAAGAGATTAATAAAATAACAGAAACTGTATGATTAAGAAATTAAGAAGTTTATTTCCCTTCATTTATTAATTACTTATGGAGAGAAATTAAGCATGGCTTTAAGTTCACACAGAGAACAAGATTTTCCCTCATACATGATTTGTCACGTTCATATTTATTTCCCAATCATGCATCTTCACAGATATCTGcttttttaattcatataaGTATAGTCCATCCTCTTGCGCTATCCATATACAATGATCTCCGCCGCAATTCTTTTGGAATTTCTCATTTGATGTAAATACATCAAAAACAGCATGGAACTTATCTTGCCAAAACTTGCAATAGTAGAGCGTTGTACCTATAACATTTTGGTGAAAAGAGAATTCCCAATATGTGTTGGGCTGAAGATTCTTAAGGTGGAAATCAGTATCTCTAGATTTACAATGGTAGTAAAGCAATTTGTTGTTAAGGTTGTTGACAATTCGTACATAGTTATTTCTAAATGGTTTGGGTATCACTGTAAATGCACTGCTTAAGCCAAAGGCTAACACAAGGACAAGCCAAAAAGAAGATAAATGGGATATTGTTCTTTGATTCATTTTTCCAATGTTTCGAGAAGGCATTGGGTTGCTCTCAAAATGTACATTTTATATGATTTTCAATGGAAATTCAATGAAGATAGTAGTAATAAATTTCCAAGCTTAACCtttatttgaatattcaatgaaaataatttaaaattttaatgagaCTTTTTCATtgactttattttaattttaattaaggaATGATATTTACTTatctataatataaaattaatatatatatcagaaaaaaataatgatatataatttttaattgagattaaattttattttatatttagactTTCAATTAGAATCTTGACatgttcttttctttaattaacATAATCAATAGTTTTATAAtcttgaaaattataaaaatactattaataattaccataatcatatatattaacaaatattaaaatatctataaaagcacaatcataataaatgcctattaattaaaatatctataaaagcacaatcataataaatacctattaacaactatcataattattaaattttatatttaatatataattattagaatatttttcaaattcttatataattataagtgcttgtagggtGTGGGGAGAAaaggccggggttcaagtctccaagagggagtttcacacacatatacacttagattaggctagagtagaatttctatcttttatatatatatatataataaaaaattgaataatactaccgacacaaactattttacaatatttttacaaactgctgatcataattattaaattttatatttaatattaaaatatctataaaagcacaatcataataaatacctattaacaactatcataattattaaattttacatttaatatataattattagaatatttttcaaattcttatataattataaGTGCTTGTAGAGTGTGGGGAGAAaaggccggggttcaagtctccaagagggagtttcacacacatatacacttagattaggctagagtagaattttttatcttttatatatatatatatatatatatatatatatatatataaaataaaaaattgaataatactatcgacacaaactattttacaatatttttacaaactgctaatcataattattaaattttatatttaatattaaaatatctataaaagcacaatcataataaatacgTATTAAcaactatcataattattaaattttatatttaatatataattattagaatatttttcaaattcttatataattataagtgcttgtagggtGTGGGGAGCAAAGGCCGGGGTttaagtctccaagagggagtttcacacacatatacacttagattaggctagagtagaatttctatcttatatatatatatatatatatatatataaaataaaaaattgaataatactaCCGACACagactattttacaatatttttacaaactattgatcataattattaaattttatatttaatattaaaatatctataaaagcacaatcataataaatacctattaacaactatcataattattaaattttatatttaatatataattattagaatatttttctaattcttatataattataaatgcTTGTAGGGTTTGGGGAGCAaaggccggggttcaagtctccaagagggagtttcacacacatatacacttagattaggttagagtagaatttctatcttttatatttatatatatatatatatatatatatatataaaataaaaaattgaataatactactgacacaaactattttacaatatttttacaaactgctgatgtagtaaatttttactaattctaATATGGGTCCATCCCTAACATTGCTTTATTACTTACAAAAACTATTTGAGAAATGCTAAAgccacatcaatagtttgtaaaaatgttgtaaattagTTTGTGTTTATTGCATTACTTATTAAACTTTTCCATGCATTGCACTTGTTGCTAACTTGTAGTacattttaatttgaaagaaaatgaattaaatgATATTTGATTGAAatgttacttttaaaaaaaaaaaggggatactaaaaatactacaaattttgatgtgttaaacacacaacaaaaatgcaattaagtaatttatttattactgaCTATTAGTCTCTAAAATTTACTTGTTGAttgttttagtccctaaaatttcaaatgagaGCTTTAGTTCCTAAAATtggttcctcaaaaaaaaaaaaaaaaaagtccctaaatttttatttttattttttaaaaaacagaGAGTACTATTGGTCCTTCCATCTACTTCCATAATTAGTTTTATTGTCTATGTGTCTAGCTAATGGAGtaataaagtgattttttttgtaacatGATAGCCACttcattgtttaaaaattaCACGGATAAAAATTTAGATCCAAACCCATTTATTGAACTCATTTCTAGAACTTGATTCAAATCGAAACTTGATATATGTATCTTGAAGGCAGTTTAGGGAATTTTCTTGTGAATACAAATTGTAAGGATAAGGGcccaaaatcatatattgggccttgggctttgtcCTAGGACATTGATCGGTCCAAGAAAGAATAAACAGTGATGAGGGTGTTAAGTTCAGAGTACCATGAGTAAGTTAAAATTGGGAAGGCATgccgaggaggaatatctccttAGATAAGCTAAGCATGAGCCAGATGTGTATCATAGTATTCAAGGTGACCTTCCAAAAAGTTTCAGTGATGGGGATGATCATCGTGAACGTACAAGAGGGAGGGGAGTtcagaaatatctaagggaaagctgttGCCACagcattgaatactctgcagctaactttctggctgcatttatgtggagcaTTGAATTTAAACCCATACCGGGCCGTACAGTCGGATCGTAAAACCCTTGAACCGTTCACATCTACGGTCTATTTAAGGTGAAGAACCGTTCCATGTGAAAAAGGTATGGAACCGTCCGAACCGCGGTCCAACCATCTGGTTTTGTGAATCATGACCGGTTCACATGGTTCAAATGGGCTGCCTTGTTTTAGCTTAAACTGGCGTCGTTTcgtcctctctttttttccctaataCGACGTCGTTTGGGGAATTCTGATTGAATAACCCTAATTCCTTGAAATGAAACCCTCAGGtccctcactctctcaatcactctctgcctcttcctcactctctcaatcactctctcatctctgcctctctcccTTGTCGCCGTTGTAGCTTAGTCCAGATCGCAGCTCACTCTCTACCTCTCTCTCATGCTCATCACAGCTTAGCCGTCGTAGctcactctcttcctctctctcatGCTCATCACAGCTCAATCGTCGCAGCTCACTCTCTGCCTCGTCGTCGTCGCCATTGTTTGGTacaataatcaatttttttctttttattttttttattttttttatgttgtgcTCTGGAGGTACTAGATTTGGCTGTGTTTGACTTTATTTGGTGAGTGTTAGATCCAAGCTGTAGATTTTGATTAGATTGTGTGTGTACTTTGATTGTTTTTTAAGGTTGTTTTTTGGACACTCAATTTTGTTACTTTAAATTGTGCTTGGTTTTTTAATGAGATCAGATTTAAGAATTTATGGTTAgagcagaaaaagaaaggaaaaggaaattaTGTTTGTCTGTCCACTGTGGGAGTGAGTGaaacatatgtgtgtgtgtgtctgtttggtttagctaaaatttggagtaaaattttggaTATGTATTTAAGCTTACTGAGATTTATCTGTGGAAGCTTTGACAACATTATGGGAACTTTCTGAATATAGATTTTGAGATTTAGGGAGAATTAATTGATAGAGTTTATTCTTCTTACTGAGATTTATCTATGGAAGCTTTATcctttttaattcttctttcttttatgtcAATTCATATTTTATGAATTGGAATAGAATTGATTGACATTAGTTGGTGTATTTATGTGGATAGAGTCTATTgttatgttttaatttatagtgtctttactcttttttaCGGTTGGTAGTGTTTTAATGTGCATGAAGTTGTGATTCTTTGAATATCtgtatttcaaaaattgatggGTCTATGCGTGTTTGATTGGTTGGTTAGTCTTTTAGATTAAAATGGAAACAGAGACCAAGTCTACTCCATCACATGAAGTTGATTCCAATGTAGTGGAGTCTAGCGCAAGAGTAAGGGAAAAGGTTGATCCGGCTTGGGAACATTTTAGCCTTGGGGCAGATGAGAAGGGACAGAATACTTTCACATGTGTGTATTGTAGGTAAACATATAAAGGTGGGGGTATTAATAGGATGAAAAAACACCTTGCGGGGATAAAAGGTGATATTGGATCGTGTAAAAAGGTTTCTCATGATGTGAGATACCAAATGTTGGAATATGTGAAGGAGTTTGAGTTGAAGAAAAAAGCTGAGAAACAACGTTAAGAAGAAATGTTTAGTGTACCTTCCACAAATAGTGATAtgcaagaagatgaagatgttcAAGAAGTATTTATTAGTGGGTTgcctaaaaaacttgttttaggTAAAAGAAAGGGTACAAAGCCAGTAGATAATTACTTTGCTTCAAGAACTACTCCAAGAGCTCAACCTGGTCTTAAAAGTGTGTTCCAAAGCAAAGAAAGGGTGAGGCAAGCTGATATGGCTATTGCAAGGTTTCTGTATGACAATTGCATTCCTTTTAATGTAGTGAATTCAATGTACTACCAAATGATGATTGATGCCGTAGCTGCTGCTGGTCCTGGTTACAAAGGTCCATCTTATCATGCTGTACGGGTCCCTTTGTTGAGGGATAATAAGAAAGAGGTTCAGTTGTTGGTTGAGTCACAACGTAGGCATCGGGTAGAAGTTGGATGTACACTTATGGCAGATGGTTGGACAGATACTAGACATAGGTCATTGATTAATTTCCTTGTTTATTGTCCTAGGAGAATGGTATTTGTAAAATCAGTTGATGCCTCAGATATTGTGAAGAATACCAGAAACTtgtttaaattgtttgatgaagTAGTTATATGGGTTGGTCCAAAAAACATAGTTCACATGGTTACTGATAATGCTTCCAATTATGTATCTGTTGGTAAATTGTTGTGtgaaaagtataaaactattagTTGGTCTCCTTGTGTAGCACATTGCCTGAATCTTGTGTTGCAggatgaaagttcaaatatgtgtataaacacttttgaacgtttagacccctaattaacaaattaaccaattcaagctatatgtcaaacaacaagtgtgcgaaaaatgaacataagctataatatagaattggtaaaactatctaagccaaattaaaatcacaacccacagcagataataaaaggcaaagataaaagggaaggaagatgcaaacacaaagacaacacatgatgtgttatcgaagaggaaatcgaaactctcggcgtaaaacctctcccccaccctccaagcggtaaacaatccactagaaaatgtagttgggatacatggacagcaatagaccctccaagcctaatctacccagtacacctaagccctccaagcttcttgctccaacgaggttgcgccgaacctttttcttttctagcttcctggattccgctactagaccgtagcatcaaccaatgtagattggttccttcctaactgcttcccagaaaactaaacagccctctcacaatgatgaatatggtgagaacaagattttggtaaaatgcctctcaaggatttgacaatggagaggaagagagttgaggaatttgaagagactctaatgtatagattgtaggtgaatcaatcttgttttactctagggtttctctctcaaaattctctctggaaactctctttcatttgtgggtataaggggtatttatactggagggAGAGGGGAATGTGAAACGCCAGATTTTataaaacaggggtggctcgcggtttggccttgcgacttgactgagtcgcgagatccgtTCGGGAGATAactgtatggccagttgtccttttttatcctgtagtgctccagctagcatgactgttcaccttttggcatgcttggcacgtgtgttgcgtttggcggcttgcagctgTGAGCCACCTGCGAGATCAAGCtgcgagtctctattttcttgcacactcttgagcaatcaacactctatctcactcactacccttacaacaaaacccacctaaatacaaggttactaaatgctgaaatacaagcaaatttgacacggaataaagccaataaaatggttgattaaattcaactttacacaGGATATGGGAGACATGCCTTATGTGGAGAAACTAAAAAATTGTGCAACCAAAGTtacagtttttatttataatcatgTGGCTTTGATTGCTTGGTTGAGGAAGAGACCTGGTTGGACAGATATTGTACGTTGGACAAATATTGTACGTGCAAGAGCAATAAGATTTGCTACTACTTTCCTTTCATTTGGAAGCCTTCATGTGCATAAGCATGACTTGCAACCCTTAGTGACTAGCAAGTTCTCTGTGGACAATAGATTGGCAAGAgactcaaagaaaaaagaagtagttTCTATCATTTTGGATAATTCTTTTTGGGATGATATTAATGTTCTTGTCAAGATTTCATCGCCACTCATTCATTTGTTACGGATTGTTGATTCTGATCAAAGGCTTGCAATAGAATATGTGTATGAGGGCATGCATAGAGCACGGTTGGGAATCAAGAAGATCTTCCGAATGAAGAAGCACTTGTATAAGCCATACacctcaattataaaaaatcattGGGACAAACATTTGTGTAAAGATCTTCATGCTACTGCATATTGGTTAAATCCCGATTTTCAATATGATGAGGAGAATTTTCGTCAGAAACTAGCAGTAAATATGGCTATTTTGGACTACATTGGGACAAAATATGATGGTGATCAAGAAAAGGTAATTAAAGAAACCCAATATTTTCGAGGCCATTGTCAATAAGCAAGACCACTCATCCAGGTGAGAAGTAATTAGTTTACTTTAATACTATAAAcaaatcttagttttttttgttcatgttgAAAGTTAGTTTTGTCACTATAGTTAGAATAACTGAAGTGATTATTCAATtgaaagtttgtttgtttatgttgattAATATTAGATTACATTGTGTTATGAAAATCAGATGAATGGTGGAAGTTGTGGGGTGCTGATGCTCCAAACTTGCAAAAATTGGCAATTAGAATCCTTAGCCAAACTTCCGCCTTTTCTGGATGTGAGCGTTGTTGGAGTTTATTTGACCAAATACATTCTAAGAGGAGAAACAGTTTGGAGCATCAAAGGCTCAATGATCTTGTGTTTGTTAATCATAACTTGCGTTTGAGACATAGGTAAAATGCTATATCTTgtgattatattaatttttaagaaatcatttatataatgtaattgttagttactaattatgttcaaattccaataatgagcaTGACATTTTATGCAGATTTTACaataaaaagtttaattttgaccCCATTGATTATGCAAGTATCGACAAAactgatttttgggtatttgtggaAGAGGAAGACCCATATCTTAATTATGAAGAGTTGGAGAATGTAATTTATGAAAAGGGTGCATATCCAGCAAGTGTAGAGGCTTCTTCTAATATTGAAGGTTAGTTAATATGTAAACAATTTGATAACCTAtagtgaattttattttatttttttcaaacttgtataaacattataataatttttctttttattttgttcaaactTGTGTGTAGAATCTATAGATGATAGCACTAAGGTTGAAGGAATTGATTTAGGAACATTTGGACAACCTATTGGCCTTCCTCCTGGATTTCCAGGGAATGATGACAAGCATGATAACtttcatgacattgatgatttaTGATCATAATAATtctgtttgaactttgaagttctattttgtattttagagataatttctaTGTCTTTTTGTAAGACACAGTGTGTAACTTGGAGtttgaagttttattattattttttagaaataagtttttatgtatttttgtaagAAACAATGTGTAGTTGTGTACTGTAACTTGGAGGATTGTTTATGCATTTTTACTTTgtacttttaagttttatggaCTACATTGGCTAGTTTGTACTACATTGGGGTGTGAATTTTGGTAATAGAAGCAGTACTAGTACCAGTACTCCATCTATGGTtgcttaattaattattagttatGGATGTTTTACCTTTGTGTTAGTATAGTTAATTAGTAAGAGTAAGGTCTTTTTGTGCTTTTGTAATAGAAGCTGTAATGGTACTTTGTAGCTCGTGCATGTCTGAGCTGGAATCTGGATATATCTATAATGCATGTGCATGAAAGTACTTGGATGAAGATTTCATTGCAACCCCACTCTCTTGAGATCTAGCTAGGGCTATGAAgatgaatatattatatatagatacttCAAACTAGTAATTTATTAAGCCTTGCCTTTTTCTCAGC includes the following:
- the LOC115985707 gene encoding uncharacterized protein LOC115985707; its protein translation is MFSVPSTNSDMQEDEDVQEVFISGLPKKLVLGKRKGTKPVDNYFASRTTPRAQPGLKSVFQSKERVRQADMAIARFLYDNCIPFNVVNSMYYQMMIDAVAAAGPGYKGPSYHAVRVPLLRDNKKEVQLLVESQRRHRVEVGCTLMADGWTDTRHRSLINFLVYCPRRMVFVKSVDASDIVKNTRNLFKLFDEVVIWVGPKNIVHMVTDNASNYVSDMGDMPYVEKLKNCATKVTVFIYNHVALIAWLRKRPGWTDIVRWTNIVRARAIRFATTFLSFGSLHVHKHDLQPLVTSKFSVDNRLARDSKKKEVVSIILDNSFWDDINVLVKISSPLIHLLRIVDSDQRLAIEYVYEGMHRARLGIKKIFRMKKHLYKPYTSIIKNHWDKHLCKDLHATAYWLNPDFQYDEENFRQKLAVNMAILDYIGTKYDGDQEKVIKETQYFRGHCQ